From a region of the Panicum virgatum strain AP13 chromosome 2K, P.virgatum_v5, whole genome shotgun sequence genome:
- the LOC120695270 gene encoding uncharacterized protein LOC120695270 has protein sequence MRPAVAGLQRLTAAGPARVSNGRARAAALNTVTGYLKSIEPLNGTNYPSWYKDVQVAIAVCEYDLALRQDKPAEPADPNGDRTAIEKWERSDRMANMIIKNTITPAICGAIPDKDKDGNDLSAKAYLAKVEENFKSSSKTYASTLIMKMLTSQYDGQSGIREHIMSMCDMANKLKTLDMAISDGFLVHFIMTSLPVQYSPFKISYNTQKATWSMAELISYCVEEEER, from the exons atgcggccggcggtggccgggctGCAGCGGCTGACGGCTGCGGGGCCCGCGCGCGTGAGCAATGGCCGGGCCAGAGCAGCTGCGC tgaacacTGTGACGGGCTACCTGAAATCCATTGAGCCCTTAAATGGCACCAACTACCCCAGCTGGTATAAAGATGTTCAGGTGGCCATTGCTGTGTGCGAGTATGATCTCGCCTTACGTCAAGACAAGCCAGCAGAGCCCGCTGATCCCAATGGTGATCGTACTGCCATTGAGAAGTGGGAGAGATCAGACAGGATGGCCAACATGATCATTAAGAACACGATCACTCCGGCCATCTGTGGTGCTATTCCTGATAAGGACAAGGATGGTAATGATCTGAGCGCCAAGGCATACCTTGCCAAGGTGGAGGAGAACTTTAAGAGTTCTTCCAAGACTTATGCTAGCACCCTGATCATGAAGATGCTGACTTCACAGTATGATGGGCAAAGTGGAATCAGGGAGCACATTATGagcatgtgtgacatggcaaatAAGCTGAAGACACTGGATATGGCTATCTCTGATGGTTTTCTGGTGCACTTCATCATGACTTCTCTGCCAGTACAGTACAGTCCCTTCAAAATAAGCTACAACACTCAGAAGGCGACTTGGAGCATGGCTGAGCTCATTAGCTACtgtgttgaggaagaagaaaggtag